A window of the Polaribacter batillariae genome harbors these coding sequences:
- a CDS encoding carbonic anhydrase family protein, giving the protein MRTLALNKNAQDNLNPNDVLANLLQGNKRFINNSLESVDYNALVKGTVGGQYPKAVVLSCIDSRVPVEQVFDQTIGDIFVARVAGNFENTDILGSLEYSCAVAGSKLILVLGHESCGAVKAACDGVELGNITAMLNNIVPAVKKSSEEVDGEANSTNKEFVAKTVENNVLLTIDRIREKSSILQEMEDNGDIKIVGGVYSLQTGEVTIL; this is encoded by the coding sequence ATGAGAACATTAGCATTAAATAAAAACGCACAAGACAACTTAAACCCAAATGATGTCTTAGCAAACCTTTTACAAGGAAATAAAAGATTTATAAACAATTCTTTAGAAAGTGTAGATTATAACGCTTTAGTTAAAGGCACTGTTGGTGGGCAATACCCAAAAGCCGTTGTTTTATCTTGTATCGACTCTAGAGTACCTGTAGAGCAAGTTTTCGACCAAACGATTGGCGATATTTTTGTTGCAAGAGTTGCTGGAAACTTCGAAAACACCGATATTTTAGGGAGCTTAGAATATTCTTGTGCAGTTGCAGGAAGTAAACTAATTTTAGTATTAGGGCACGAAAGTTGTGGTGCTGTTAAAGCAGCTTGCGATGGCGTAGAATTAGGCAATATAACAGCGATGTTAAACAATATTGTACCTGCAGTTAAAAAATCTTCGGAAGAAGTAGATGGAGAAGCAAACTCTACAAATAAAGAATTTGTTGCAAAAACTGTAGAAAATAATGTATTGTTAACGATAGATAGAATCCGCGAAAAAAGTTCAATTCTTCAAGAAATGGAAGATAATGGAGACATTAAAATAGTAGGTGGCGTGTATTCTTTGCAAACAGGCGAGGTTACTATTTTGTAA
- a CDS encoding CvpA family protein yields MNIFDIIIAALLLFGFVRGIMKGLFVEIASLVALVAGVYGAIHFSYFIGDSLKESVSWEQEYISLVSFAATFVIIIIIIALLGKMLTKLADFASLGIINKVLGGVFGALKIGLILSVVFIFFGKMNNTIPFIEKETIKKSILFEPVKKIAPTIFPSIIKEEIEEKEEKSYKNTII; encoded by the coding sequence ATGAATATTTTTGATATTATTATAGCTGCACTATTACTCTTTGGGTTTGTTAGAGGAATAATGAAAGGGCTTTTTGTAGAAATTGCCTCTTTGGTAGCTTTAGTAGCTGGGGTTTATGGAGCGATACATTTTTCGTATTTTATTGGAGATTCTTTAAAAGAATCCGTATCTTGGGAACAAGAATACATTTCTTTAGTTTCCTTTGCAGCAACCTTTGTTATAATTATAATAATTATTGCTTTATTAGGTAAAATGCTAACAAAATTAGCAGATTTTGCTTCTTTGGGCATTATAAATAAAGTATTAGGAGGGGTTTTTGGTGCTCTAAAAATTGGGTTGATTTTAAGTGTCGTATTTATATTTTTTGGAAAAATGAACAACACAATCCCTTTTATTGAAAAGGAAACCATTAAAAAATCTATCTTATTTGAGCCTGTAAAAAAAATAGCTCCAACTATTTTCCCTTCAATTATAAAAGAAGAAATAGAAGAAAAAGAGGAAAAATCCTATAAAAATACAATCATATAA
- a CDS encoding TlpA family protein disulfide reductase → MKKLLVFIFLVSSITQAQHTVSGTMTNALETDWVILYKIKGARQQFVQNSTIKKDTIIIDGKNQIIGTFQFQIPQTSKAGFYRITYRTNSPNFVDFIYNNEDVSFTFHPDYPEQSVTFSKSNENIIYKNYLNEISKAQQKLDSLQITAIKNPNLDLNANYKAAFNQVNVIQNTYLKNTNGMYVQPFIKATLRANPSEIKTTAKDYMSNITSTFFDHMDFKDKTLINSSFLVDRITDYVFYINYSENKDVQQKLYKESVKTVLSKIENLPFKKDVIEFLVAQFENTKNLELIDFLFENYYEKLPEGLQNKDYLKEKKALFATEVGRIAPDFSWKENGKDLKLSTLNDAEKYVLVFWSTGCSHCLKEIPLLHKFLQDKTGVKVVAFSLEKNDFGWKNMKATLPNWHHILGLNKWENKIARTYNIMATPTYFILDKNKKIIAKPETLEDLKAFFTKE, encoded by the coding sequence ATGAAAAAATTACTCGTATTTATATTTTTAGTTTCTTCTATAACACAAGCTCAACACACTGTTAGCGGAACAATGACAAATGCTTTGGAAACAGATTGGGTAATTTTATACAAGATTAAAGGGGCAAGGCAACAATTTGTACAAAATTCTACCATTAAAAAAGATACGATTATAATTGATGGTAAAAATCAAATAATTGGTACTTTTCAATTTCAAATACCACAAACTTCGAAGGCGGGTTTTTACAGAATTACCTATAGAACAAATAGCCCCAATTTTGTAGATTTTATTTATAATAACGAAGATGTAAGTTTTACATTTCATCCAGATTATCCAGAACAATCGGTTACTTTTTCTAAATCTAACGAAAATATTATCTATAAAAATTATCTGAACGAAATTTCTAAAGCGCAGCAGAAGTTAGATTCACTTCAAATTACTGCCATTAAAAACCCTAATTTAGATTTAAATGCAAACTATAAAGCTGCTTTTAATCAGGTAAATGTAATTCAGAATACGTATTTAAAAAACACAAACGGAATGTATGTACAGCCTTTTATTAAGGCTACATTAAGGGCAAATCCTTCAGAAATAAAAACAACTGCGAAAGATTATATGTCGAATATAACCAGTACTTTTTTCGACCATATGGATTTTAAGGACAAAACTCTTATAAACTCTTCTTTTTTAGTAGATAGAATTACAGATTATGTTTTCTATATTAATTATTCCGAAAATAAAGATGTGCAACAAAAACTGTATAAAGAGTCTGTAAAAACGGTACTTTCTAAAATAGAAAATTTGCCATTTAAAAAAGATGTAATTGAATTTTTAGTAGCGCAATTCGAAAATACTAAAAATTTAGAATTGATTGATTTTCTTTTTGAAAACTATTACGAAAAACTTCCAGAAGGCTTACAAAATAAAGATTATTTAAAAGAGAAAAAAGCACTTTTTGCTACTGAGGTGGGTAGAATTGCTCCCGATTTTTCTTGGAAAGAAAATGGTAAAGATTTAAAACTTTCTACCTTAAACGATGCCGAAAAATATGTGTTGGTTTTTTGGAGTACAGGCTGTTCTCATTGTTTAAAAGAAATTCCATTATTGCATAAATTTTTGCAAGACAAAACAGGTGTAAAAGTGGTTGCTTTTTCTTTAGAAAAAAACGATTTTGGTTGGAAAAACATGAAAGCCACATTACCAAATTGGCACCATATTTTAGGGTTGAATAAATGGGAAAATAAAATTGCGAGAACCTATAATATTATGGCTACACCTACCTATTTTATTTTAGATAAAAACAAAAAAATTATTGCAAAACCAGAAACATTAGAAGATCTAAAGGCATTTTTTACTAAAGAATAA
- a CDS encoding SDR family oxidoreductase produces MSFSNKVIWITGASSGIGKALAIALANKNAKLILSSRKKEALELVKNECKKSKNIKIITLDLEDYNNLQSKAEDAIASFGKIDILINNGGISQRSLVANTQISVDKRIININYLGTVALTKAVLPHFIKNNNGQFVVTTSIVGKIGTPLRSSYAASKHALHGFFDCLRAENHHNNITVTLVCPGFINTNVSKNALTGNGTPQGKMDAATKKGMSPERFAKLMVNAIEKKKEEVYIAGAKEKLGVYVKRFFPKLFSILVRKISVT; encoded by the coding sequence ATGAGTTTTTCTAACAAAGTAATTTGGATTACTGGAGCATCTTCTGGAATTGGAAAAGCATTGGCAATTGCGCTTGCGAATAAAAATGCCAAATTAATTCTTTCTTCAAGAAAAAAAGAAGCACTAGAATTGGTTAAAAACGAATGCAAAAAAAGTAAGAATATTAAAATTATTACACTCGATTTAGAAGATTATAATAATTTACAATCTAAAGCAGAAGATGCGATTGCTAGTTTTGGAAAAATAGATATTTTAATAAATAATGGAGGTATCAGCCAACGTTCGTTAGTAGCAAACACACAAATTTCTGTCGATAAACGCATTATAAACATCAATTATTTAGGCACAGTTGCACTTACGAAAGCTGTTTTGCCTCATTTTATAAAAAACAACAATGGCCAATTTGTAGTAACTACTAGTATTGTTGGTAAAATTGGTACTCCTTTGCGCTCTAGTTACGCAGCAAGTAAGCATGCATTGCATGGTTTTTTCGATTGCTTACGAGCAGAAAATCATCACAATAATATTACAGTTACCTTAGTGTGTCCTGGGTTTATAAACACAAATGTTTCTAAAAATGCCTTAACAGGAAATGGCACTCCGCAAGGCAAAATGGATGCTGCTACTAAAAAAGGAATGTCGCCAGAACGTTTCGCAAAATTGATGGTTAACGCAATCGAAAAGAAAAAAGAAGAAGTGTATATCGCAGGCGCAAAAGAGAAATTGGGTGTTTATGTAAAAAGATTTTTTCCAAAACTATTTTCTATTTTAGTTAGAAAAATAAGCGTAACTTAA